The Treponema succinifaciens DSM 2489 region TTGCAAAAGCCGTTGCCCAGCCAGTTTCCGAATTCGGCGAAGAAAATCTTGCGCTTTTGGGAATTGAAAAAAAGTGGGAATATGTTCCGTTTGTTATCCTTCAGTCTGTAGACCGAAATACGGAAGGCTTGGTTTCGCGCCCAGTTTATTCTTATGAGCCTACAGGACTTTCAGAGCTTGACGCGCAGAATCTTGGAATTGAAAATCCGCAGAAAAAAGAACATTCCGCAAAAAGAATTCCTTTGAACATAAAGAAAGCTTCGTCAATGGTTTTGCCAATGCAGTTTTCTGATTTCAATCTTATAAATGCGGCGGCTTGCGGGGCTAAGGAAATGCCTCTTCCTGTTTTATTTAAGCTTTTGCCTAGAGCGTCTGGATATGGTTTTTCGCAGGAAGTTTTTGCGCAGAATCTTGTTCAGCGAGGAACTTTTCCTTTTATAATGCTGATAATGTTTGTTTTTTGCGCTTGCATTGGCTGGAACTACAGAATCGAGAATCCAGATGAAATTTTTAAATTCAAGTGGACTCTTCTTATTCCTGTTTTGGGCTTTATGATGGTTGTTGCCTTTAACATTGCGCTTTATTTTTTCAATATGCTTAGCTATGTTTTGGTCGGACTTTTAGGAACAAACGCTGTTTTTGCTGCTGCGGCTTTTTATGTGCTTATATTTTTTGCAGCTTCAGTTTTGTTCCTTTCTCGCAAAGCCTAGTTTTCCAAAGCTTTTATTCTTTCCATTAAAGGCGGATGGCTGTAGTTGAACATTGAATAAATCTTTGGCGGCTCAAGTTCAGAAAGATTTTCTTTGTTCAGCTTTATAAGCGCGCTGATTAACGGCTGGGAAGTTCCGCACATTTCTTTTGAATAAGCGTCTGCCTGAAACTCATCTTTTCTGCTAAAGAAATTAGAAACAAGCGAAACAATATTTCCGTAGCCTTCAAAGACTAATCCGATAAACAAAAGTCCTAAAGGCTGAATGTAAGGCGCGACATTGTTGAGCGGCTCATATCCGAATGCTGAATAAAGGGAAGGAAATTTTGCAATTAAACTTGCCGCCAGCAGCGAAACAAATACAAGCGGAATCATAACAATCATTCTTTTTGCAATGTGATGTTTTTTGCAGTGCCCAAGCTCATGTCCAAGAACCGCTTCAATTTCTGAAGGCTCAAGCTGCTTTATTAGTGTGTCGTACAAAACGATTCTTTTGTTTTTCCCAAAGCCTGTAAAATACGCATTGCTGTGGTTGCTTCGCCTTGAAGCGTCCATTGTAAAAATTCCAGAAGTCTTGAATCCAGTTTTTGCAAAAAGCTTTTCGATCCGCTCTTTTATTTCGCCTTCTTCAAGAGGAGAAAATTTGTTGAAAATCGGCGCAATCAGAACTGGATATATGTAGCTTATTCCAAGTGAAAATGCAAGGTAAACTATAGCAAACAAAAGCCACCAGATTTTGTTAAAGCAGACTATAAGGGCAACTGCGGCGCACAAAATTGGAATTGCTATGATTGCAGATAAAACTGTAGATTTTATAAAATCCAGAATCCACATTTTTAAATTCATATTGCTGAATCCAAACTTTTTTTCTATGCGGAATTCTCTGTAAAGTGAAAACGGCAGATTTAAAATAAAAGACGGAATTCCAGAAACAATAGAAAAAAGAATCACTGTTGCAAAAACATTTGTTGTAAAACTGTAGAATCCTTCATAAAGAAAAACATAGAATCCCGACAGAACAAGAGCAAGCTTTAAAATGAAATTCAGGATGTTTGAAGGAATCCAAACAAAATATTTTGCGTTTTCATAGGCGCAGGTTTTTTCTAGTTCCTGGGCATTTACAAATTTTTTTAGCCGCTCTGGAATTTGTTTTCCGTGCTTTTTTCTGAAAAAGAAATCCGAAGTTTCAAGAAACTGATTTAATGCAAAATCAAAAACAGTTCCCGCTAAAAACAAAATAAAAAAAACAGACGAATTAAAAATCATTTTTCCACCACAACAAGATTTCTTTCATGATCTTCCAGAAAAGGAACTTCCAGTTTTATTTTTTTATACGACGGAACAAGGAATTTTATAGATTCCATTTCCGCAGAAATTTTTTCTGTCCTTGCTTTGTATGCCGCAAGAATTCCGCCTTTCTTTAGCATTCTTAAAAGCAGCTTTGTATTTTTTGAGTCAAACGGATGAAACGCGCGGAACACTTCAATGTCAAATGATTCCGGCTTTATTAAATCAGCCTGAATGCAGTTTACTTTTACATTTGAAAGATTCATTTTGCAAACTGCGCTTTCCAAGAATCCGCATCTTTTTTCCATGCGCTCAACAAGCATAAAATTTTGCTCAGGAAACGCCACCGCTAAAGGAATTCCAGGACATCCGCCGCCAGAACCTATGTCCGCAATTTGCAATGAAGCAATATTTTTTTTCTCTTGAATTTTCTGAATAAAAGAAGCAATGCTTGGAGCCGCCGCAAGACTGTCAAGAATGTGGTTTACCGTAAGTTCGTCTGTGGAATCCGCTTTCATAAGATTGTAAGTCTTGTTGAATTCAAGGACACATGAAATGTAAGTTTCAATCCGGCTGATTTGATTTTGTGAAAATTCAAGTCCTAGTTTTTTTAAGCCTTCGTTAAGTTTTTCGTTCACGCTTATTTTTCTCCAAGATCAATTAAAAGTTCCAGTTTCCAGTTTGGCTCTTCTGTGCGCATTGAAACAAAGTTCCCGACCCGCATTGCAGGAAGACTTTCAAATTTTGAAAGCTGATATAAAAATGAATTTTCATTCAGGTAGTCTTGCGTTACATTTGCCGCGGCTTTGTAGTTTAAGGTTCCGCTTTCACTTGGAGAACTTTTAAATAAAATATGGAAAGTTTCAGTTCTGTTTTTTCCATCGCTTGAATAAACTCTGTCGCCTGTAATTAAAAAAGTTCCGTCCAGCTGCACTTCCGAAATATAAATTTTGCGGCAAGTTCTTAAAATGTCGTAGCCGTTCACACTGAACCTAAGAAGCCGTGCCTTGGCTTTTTCCGGCAGCTTTTCTTCTTTTGCAGAAGCGGCTGAAACTTCGGGAGCCTTTTTCTTTCCGTTTTCTTTGCCTGACTCATCTTTGATTTTTTCAATTTCAGCAAGAATTTTATTTAAAAGAACTTTTGTTTCCTGCGAGTTGTCTGATGACGAAAGTGAAAATATCATGGAATTTATGTCGCTGGAAAATCCCTGTTCCTTTAAAAGCGAAATATCTTTTGCACTCAGTGCGGACAAAATCTTCTTCTGCATCTCTCTTTTTTCATTTGAAGATTCCGCATTTTTATTTTCTGATTTTGCCTGTCCTGTCTTGCTTGAACTGCTTTGGCTTGTGCTTTTGCTGTATTCAGGCTTTAAAACTGAGCCGGGAGAATAAAATCCGTTCCCGATTTCCGGGGAAGAAACTGTGGGCATGGAAGGAGATGTAATGGAGCTGAACGATGTGCTTTGCGCATTTGCATTAAAAAGTGCAGCTGCGGTTAAAACAAAAACTCTTTTATAGATTTGCAAGGCTTTCCTCCACAAATTCCAGGCGGTGTGTAAGCTCATTTATTGTCTTTGTAAGCCTGTCGCGTTCTTTTTCAAGCTTTTTTTTTGGATCGGTTTCTTTTGCCTTTTTCTTCATCATGGCAATTACGCTGTCCGGGCTTTTTCCGCTTTTGATTGCTTCCACTGCCTTTGCTTTTTCGTCAGGCTTTTTGCAGCCAGCCACAATTTTCATGTTGTCGAATCCGAGCGAAGAATCTTCGTCCGGGAGCAAGCCTACTTTTGATGCGCTCTTTGCCGTTGTCCGCGGAATCTGAAGAATTCTGTCCAAGTAGTCTTCGTAGCGGATATTTGCCTGATCACAAAGAGCATGGGCTTTTACAAGGCTTCTTCCAAGCTCGTGCATTATGTGTCCGTTTGGCTCAATGTATTTTTCGCGGATTTCTTTTGTGAGCTGCTCAAGCTCCGGGGAAAGTGAAACATCCAGTTTATAGTAGCTTTTTTCTTCCGCAATGTCTAAAAGCGCATGGAATTTTGCCCAGAAATAGTTTGTGTGGCTTTTTGATTTTATAGGAGGATTTTTTCCGCCTGAAAGTTCAATCTGCTCTTCGTTTATAAGGTGATGTGTGTATTCGTGGATTGCTGTGTAGACAAGCTCGTTTT contains the following coding sequences:
- a CDS encoding M48 family metallopeptidase is translated as MIFNSSVFFILFLAGTVFDFALNQFLETSDFFFRKKHGKQIPERLKKFVNAQELEKTCAYENAKYFVWIPSNILNFILKLALVLSGFYVFLYEGFYSFTTNVFATVILFSIVSGIPSFILNLPFSLYREFRIEKKFGFSNMNLKMWILDFIKSTVLSAIIAIPILCAAVALIVCFNKIWWLLFAIVYLAFSLGISYIYPVLIAPIFNKFSPLEEGEIKERIEKLFAKTGFKTSGIFTMDASRRSNHSNAYFTGFGKNKRIVLYDTLIKQLEPSEIEAVLGHELGHCKKHHIAKRMIVMIPLVFVSLLAASLIAKFPSLYSAFGYEPLNNVAPYIQPLGLLFIGLVFEGYGNIVSLVSNFFSRKDEFQADAYSKEMCGTSQPLISALIKLNKENLSELEPPKIYSMFNYSHPPLMERIKALEN
- the rsmG gene encoding 16S rRNA (guanine(527)-N(7))-methyltransferase RsmG, with amino-acid sequence MNEKLNEGLKKLGLEFSQNQISRIETYISCVLEFNKTYNLMKADSTDELTVNHILDSLAAAPSIASFIQKIQEKKNIASLQIADIGSGGGCPGIPLAVAFPEQNFMLVERMEKRCGFLESAVCKMNLSNVKVNCIQADLIKPESFDIEVFRAFHPFDSKNTKLLLRMLKKGGILAAYKARTEKISAEMESIKFLVPSYKKIKLEVPFLEDHERNLVVVEK